The following DNA comes from Caretta caretta isolate rCarCar2 chromosome 10, rCarCar1.hap1, whole genome shotgun sequence.
CATGAGACTAAGTATTTCAGCCACGCTCCAGAAACCTACTGCAGAAAATGAGGGATAGCAGcagtacatttaaaataactaCCCAGTATGTGGCTGGCTGACCCATGGGCTAGTGTGCCCCATTACTAGATTAAGTTTTAACTCTGTcaagataaacattttaaaactgcagCTTTCAGAGGAAAGTTATAATGAGAAACAGCCAGATTAATGGAATAGGAAAAAATAGCTAAGACCCTGTTAGATGCATTTCCCCTGCAAGGGAACTTCGGGAACACAGAGCTAAACTGGTAGGTTATTTTCACTTTGCCATGTAAGTTCAAAGAAGCAGTAAAGAGACTAAAATTGCACAGAAAAATCAGAGAAATCTATGTACTTGGCTAAGAGATGACTAGCAGGTGGCTTGATGATAATCTGCAAGCATTTGAAAGGTGCCAATTCCCAAGAAGgggagaaattgtttgggacacTACACACTCGCTAGGTGCAATGTTAGGAACAAACGTGTATCTGGCTCTGAATTCAGATTGGAAATTACAAGGTTTCTAGCCCTCAGAagagggaggttctggaacaacctAACTAGTTTAAGTTGATAAATTCACAGATTCACATGACAGGTGGCCTGCAAcaacaggggactggactcagtgaCTCTTCGAGTTCTACTTATGCTGAGCATCAGGACAGGTGTTACCCCAGTGGGTTCTATTAAGCTGTGGAATGATCTCCCAAAGGAagtgggtcagagccccattgttTGGGATGTTGAAAATCAGACCAGCAAAAGCACTGGGACTGGCAGGGGATGGTCTCTAACTTCATGGTGAGTATTTGCAAATACAGTTGCACCACTGTAAAGTTATATACAGGCTAAAGACCATGACTTTCCTTGGAattcttcatatttttaaaatgttggggtGAATTTTGCAAGCTTTCGTGCCCTTGGAAGCGACAGCGTACCGTCACTGGCTAGAATGTCACTGGCAGGCTCCATGCAAGCTCCcatgcacagctctgccaaggtCCCTCAAGTCTGATCTGCAGCaatccctgctattccagtctcaggctttccacacagctctgccaatgcccctcaaatGCTACAGCATCTTTTAGGCTTCCTCTCCATCAGGCTGCAAAGCCCAGGCCACTCCCTTTACACCTCCCCCGCCACCAGGAAAGAATCCCAAGTAGGGCTGGTGGTGACAGCTTTACCTGGAGTTCCTGGAATAGGCTTTCCTATAGGGAAGCGGTAGCTTCAACGAAGACCTGCAAAGAAGAGAGTCTTCAGTAATGACTGCCAAAGCGCAGCAGAGCAGGATCAGGACACTGCACCCTGTTCCTAATCTTTTATTTGAGGATAGTGATGTCTAAATTTGcaatgaatttagtgctggtgacaGGCACCAGCCTGACTGCTCTGGAGACTGAACTCTCCATGCATCGAACAACTACCGCACCAGCCAGAAGAAGCATCCCCCAAGCTGCCCAATCAACCATCTCCAGCGAGCCCTGAAGGAATGGGAACTGCACAGCTCAGAGTGACCACTGAGCAGCCTGAGAAGAGCCACGACTACCCATCACCATCACTCTGAGAGAGAGGGGGGCTGGCCACCTGGAGCTGAAATGCTCTGTGCATGTGTCCAAACCCCATCGCGATCTCATCCCACAAGCTGGAACACAGACTTGGAAGCAGGATCTTGGCAGCAGACCAGCAGCTGCAGGATTAAGGCTGCCCAAGCTAAAGGGAGCTGACACTGCAGGATGATGAGGGATGGACACAGTGAAATCTCTCACTAATGACAATCATCATGGCTGTGCCTAGCGAGGctcagcagccccagcagcattGCTCCAAGGCAGCATGAGGGACATGTGAAGAAGTGGAGGAGAAATGGGGGGCATTTTATCTTTCCCTTCCTCATGGCAGAGACTGGGGGCGCTGAATTGTGGAGTGAAATCCCTCAAATTACTTTTGCAAAAACCTGGGCTGCCAGTTAGTTTAGAGCTAACTAAGCACCTGCGCACCCAGTAAGCACTGCAGTGTTGCATTAACGaggattttaaacaaataaattggCATATTCAAATTCTGGTTCCCCCAGCAACACTAGGTCTCCTTGTGCACACTGCATTGCTATGTGAACGGTGTTATCTTTTGCCTTCATGCAGACACAGGAGGCAGCTAAACTGTAGCAGCAGCAGAACTCATAGCTGCATTTCCTGGCTTGGGTGCAAGTCACATCTGAACTGCATTGCTCCAATAACAGTTTTTgtaattccctttaaaaaaaaagttatatattAAAACAGTGATATTCAGACCTCAGTGTATCAGGGGCCAAATTactgatcaacattacccaaatgagccacagctgtgtgacTCCATTGgttcatttactattttttatatatattattctcacagcaaaatgaatgatcaagtattattttatcaactagaATTGGTTAACATAGTAAAAGAAtcatgatttaattattaaccaatccaAGTTATTAACctatcacacagtgttttaaaatcacatgctgcaaagagccacagggagacacattaaagagccacttccAGCTCATGAGCCTCAGCCTGAGTATCACTGTATTAAAATAAGACACTGATTGATTTGATTTCAAAGCCAGCCTGCTATTATCTGACAGTGTTCTTattggccaaaattttccaaagcacctaagtgacttagaagcctaagtcccattgacttctaatGGGacgtaggcacttttgaaaaatttaagcACCAGCTAAATTCATTTTTCACATATCCCATGCATAACTTCAGAGAAATCAATGGGCAAAAATATGTTAAATCCAGGTAGAATCTTCCCAGGCTGTAGTGGTCACTGTAGCGTATTCCTAAGAGAAACACCTCTGTACAGGTCAGGATGCTCTTCATTAATCATATGTTTTTGCAATACATCAAAGGCACCATCCTTATTGGGATTAAGTCTATGTCAGCTTTGCTAAGTGTGAAGCCATTTTTGGGGAGTATAAAATATGGCATTCAAAACACttaactgccaaaaaaaaaaaaaaaggatctaaaataaaacaaaggtcCAAGGGAATTTTACTAAGCAAGCTTTGCAAAACAGTCACAGCTGGTCTAAGAAACATCAATCCAAggggttatttttattaaatttggtTAAAGTTATacctaggcttggaaggattcactTTTTAATCGGTAAATGTCAATACAGGTCGATTTCACCATAGACATTCAAATCAGTGAAAAAACACTTCCATCCATAACAGAAAtttacagctaggcaaagtaagaaaaatcctacttgagaacttattagagttagATTGATGGCTActtcctttgtatattttgacatgtgatttgacaatttgtgttttaactatTATAAAGCTTTAACCTTTTGAATCTCAGTATCTGCCTTCATAAAACAATTAGTTTGACCCCCCCCAATAATTTCccacaattgtgaaaatttaaattgataaattttaaaaaaagtttgaaacccataaattttcacagttgcacaaaattaagtcaagaaaaataaaaaaatcttcaaaataaaCATTGGTATTattcatcaaaattataaaaacaacaaaaactaaattctgccaagcctagttataAGCATCTAAAATAGGGGTCTCCTTGGTAATTCTAAAGGCAACACTGGGGGCAGCAATGACACAGAACTAGGCTCCGGTGAATGCTGGGAAAGATCAGCTCCTGTGGGGATGAGCTAAAAAGAGAAATGGAGTTTGAATACTGAACAAACTAAGATTCCTGGTGCCTGCTGATGAGAACGTACCCCTTTTCCTGGAGGGTGAATGTGCGGGCCATGGTACTCCCCACAGGGATATCTCCTACTGTATGACTCTGTGTCACTGGAGACTCTGCCAAGGAACCAGGACAGTCATTCTCTGGTTCGACTCCCTGTAGGATGACAGCTACCGAGTTTTCGGCACTAGCAGAGCCTCCaaaggaagaagagctctgctgcAGGGGAGATCTGGGTGAGCCAGATGGTTCTGCAGCAGCAGAGAACTCTTGCTGACTCACACTGGCAGCTGGCACAGTCTTCCTCGCTTGTTGGAGAGCAGCCCCTTTAGTGGAGCCCTTCCCAGCCACCTTTGGAGCCCTGGAGCTCTGGCTGGTTGGTGCTTTCACAGGATCAGTCCTGTAGGGAGCTTTCAGCATATAAGCAGAGAGCTTTTTGGATGAGACAGCCTTTTTGCACACAGATGTCTCCTTGATGGTGTTAGGGACACTCTCTTTAGACAAGGGTGCCTGCTGCATTCTAACAGCGCTGGTAGCAGGTTTCTTCTCTGCTGCCTTCTTTCCTTCTCCTAGGGCCTCCGAAGGATTTCGCAGGGTGCTTTTCCGGACTCTTAATGCTTTCTCAAGGGCTCTGttcagcagctccagctcctccagttccttgGGTGAAGGCTCACTCTCTACAAGAGCAGAAGGTGTATCAGGAAGCCATATTGAACaagccccttccttccccattcCTCACTACACTGGCTCACCCCTCTGCATTTCTCAGAGGAGCCATCATCTATAACAAGGAAGCAGAGGGACTTTTCACTACACTCCTGCAGTCTCTGCTTGGCAAACTCCTGAAAGAGTCAGGATGGATGGCAACCGTGCAGGACTTGACATCTCTCCGCAGTGACCAACCCTTCCACAAACAGGTGACGTTCACAGACATCCCTTTCAGGCTTGCAGATGTGGTGGCAAGACCCTTAgctggattctgctctcagttgccaAGGTGTGAATCCAGATTAAATCCATGGAAATCAGCGGAGGcacagaagagaatcaggccccttgttAGCAGGGAACATCAGAGGGAATTCCCAGGAAGCAGCTTAGATCATTAACGGCCAGACTGAGCACAGACGGAACACAGAGATGGCAAGAAAAAAAGCCTCACCTTGGTCACCCTTTGGGCCATTCTCCGGCTTTGGACGCTCAGGAGTTTGCACCTTCCTGGGGAGGAAGAAACACAGACAGAACACATGAAGGGTGTGACTGTACTCTGACAGCCAGGGTTAACGATAGCTCACCCAAGTGCCCCCTATCCTTCGAGCAGGGCCTGGCCAGCAGGAGAATTTCAGGGGACACTAGACAGCCCAGAGCACACACACAACCCTTTAGTCAGTCCCCCCCTTCTCTCCTGCATCCCTCCCACCAAGTAAGAACGCAGGGAGGCACCGTTCACTGGACAGTattgcattggcagagctgggggtgagaAAAGACACAAACAGCAGGAGGTGCTTCAGGTCAGGACTGGGGCGGGAGATATTTGCCTAAAGCTTCATTCAGGCCAGCAATGCAGACCAATCCCTTCACAAGCACAAAAAGCTGATCCATGGAAACAGAAAAGCACAGCTCTTGAGCAGGGGATTACCTGGTACTGGAGCAAATAAAAGGGTTTTATTATTGGCTGCATGACGAGCACAAGGCTGTACCCCATTAACAGGAAGTCAGAATGCTGGGAAATCAGCACTGGAAtgctgaggatttttttttaaaagcagcttgTGAAAGAATATGCACAAGAACAAAGGATTCACGACCACAAGACTTGCACACTCTGCCATGATCTGGGACACCAAAGGGGACCCACTAAGGGAAGAAGGAAGTAGGTTTGTGCccactttctttttcttccttattTATGATGGACAAACAACCCCACCCCTTTATGAACTTctctaagaatttttttttcagcttgtATTCTTACATTAGACATCAAGGTCTGCCCTGTTCTTCTAAAAGACTCTCTGGACAACCAGAAAGCTATTAGCATTATGACATCAGAATCAGTATACCGGTGAAACACAATTAGTTACCACCCAGAGTCTtgatggcagagttgggaataaaaTCCAGCTCTCCCAACTCCTGCTTCTGAGTTTTAGACACTAGGCTATGCTCCCTCCTTGCCTCTACAAGACATTGAGCAATGCAAGTATCTTGAGCAGCTTTTCAGTCATCTTTTACCACCCACTGACGACTCACCAGTCTCCAAGAAGGGCCCGACATAGGGTTAGATTGTCCTCTAACTTCTTCTTTTGCTCAGCACAGTCTTCCAGGGCCTGACTGAGAATGGAAACCAGCCTGGAAATGGAACCACAGTTAGGTTTTCCTTTCATCCTATTGCATGACAAATGCCATTGCCTCCTGCTTTGCATGCTGCCTTACCAGCAGGGCGAGATTTTAACCTATCTGCATCCACCCCAGCTTAGGCATTTGGGGAAACATTGGACTGGCAGTCCTTCTGGGTGGATTGAAcacaaatacaaaacattttaCCCCTAACAACAGTGCTTTGCTCCTCTCCAAGGACTGTATGAACCTGAATTCAACCTCTGAGGCAGTGTGTGATCTTTGGTACATCTCTGAATCTCTCAGGGCCACTGGAAGgatcaggaataaaacccaggagtcctggcttgcaACACACTGCTATAACAACTAGGAACACTGcctctaaggcaggggtctcaaactcatgGCCCGTGGGactccagcagttttggggctgggtctctcccttggccccacctgctgcccccaggtGCTCCCCCCCCCATTTAAAATGGCCCGGGGTCCCAGCAATGCTGAGCAGCatctgccagcccctccctgcgaCCCTGGGGCGGTGCTATACCTCCATGTACTgcccctgcggccaatgggaagctgcaggggcagtagACGCAgaggctccccaccccaccccaccttaccttggagccccaggtaagtgctgcaCCCCTACTCCCTTCCCAcccctaaactccctcccagagcctccaccccctccccagaccccctccccaacctcttgccccttctgcacccaagctccctcccagagcctgcaccccaatcccctaccccagacctccccccccacccaaactccctcccagagccttaggcaggtgagGAGcagactttgggggggggggcaggttctgggtgGCATGAGTGACActattggcctgctgggaggatcTGAGGACTGGTACTGGCCCTAGGGTAAATTGAGCTTGAGACCCCCTGGACTAAGGCTTCCCCAGGCAGCCCTTCTCCACCCCGTACCCGTAGTCCTACTGAGCGAGGAAGGGCTGCAACATCTGGCTCTATCAGCACGCACTATTCGTTAATTCTTTGGATACAAAGGACTCCACTCCAGCTGCAATATAATACAGCCCTCCCCCTTCTCTGGTGAGGCCCTACTGTCACGGAGTAGAATTacagctttcctttttaaaaaggttcTCATCTTCAGAGGTGTGGAGAGGAGTTTGGAAATGTGACCAGAGGGCAAAGAACCCCAAATTCTGTATTTTTAAGCCAGTCGCATGATTTTGAGGCTTGGCTCATGGCATTTCAGCGTTTGGGGATAGCAATACTGAGTGAGGGGGAGACGAGAGCAAGGCTTTTGCTATAAGCCTtcaaatgcggggggggggggagaggagtttgCACTTCCCCTGCGGGGACCTCCACAGGGATTAACGGAGGAGGAATACAGCTATAGTATAAGCAGAGGcagctctttctctccccccatccccgcttGGGTGCACAGATCCCCAaggcccccctcctccttcctggtGCAGCAAGAACGCTCCATCCCGATTCAATCTACATCagcccaccccccactctccatTGGGGACcccagctgggaccccagctggcc
Coding sequences within:
- the TEDC2 gene encoding tubulin epsilon and delta complex protein 2, translating into MVPASRARRLVSILSQALEDCAEQKKKLEDNLTLCRALLGDWKVQTPERPKPENGPKGDQESEPSPKELEELELLNRALEKALRVRKSTLRNPSEALGEGKKAAEKKPATSAVRMQQAPLSKESVPNTIKETSVCKKAVSSKKLSAYMLKAPYRTDPVKAPTSQSSRAPKVAGKGSTKGAALQQARKTVPAASVSQQEFSAAAEPSGSPRSPLQQSSSSFGGSASAENSVAVILQGVEPENDCPGSLAESPVTQSHTVGDIPVGSTMARTFTLQEKGSSLKLPLPYRKAYSRNSRLWEKCHLCQSSSATAAARSRFLERMQATFCSSAPAFSSAEIEEGVMVLRDACSLLSQYMEAETTGYPTWEREYECLLTLEGLQDTASQCLHKLQLLRAAAESQMAVYPADCAHRTGTSPADCAPLRGRRCGDTGVLATPLLFYSSCQELRDMATLKLQVVMLRQQIDIQKVLIAELLPILESRLPCDDSPSPLYRAVYTQLCEGGERFPVLMNDELPD